CTGCTGGAAGCTCGGCGCGGTGCCGCAGCCGTTGGCCCCGGCCCTGCCCGACGCGGAGCTCGCCGAGATCCTGGAGCTGCGGCCCCGCGCGTTGCTGGTGGGACGCAGCGACCCGCGCGGCCAAGTAACCAGTGTGCCAAACGGTTTCACTCCCGGACCGGACATCTCCGACGACGCGCTGCCGGAGGCGGTCTCCCCGGTGTGGAAGGCGATGGGCTCCGGCGGCAGCACCGGGCGGCCCAAGCTGATCGAAGCCGGCGGCGACAGCCGTGTGCCCGCGGCGATCGGCCATCCGTTGGGGGCGAGCACCGACGATGTCCAGCTGATCAACGTGCCGATGAGTCACAACACCGGGTTCACCGTGGCGGTGGCGGGCCTGCTGTTGGGCCAGCATCTGATCCTGATGCCGCGCTTCGATCCACGGGAATTCCTGCGGTTGATCACCCAGCATCGGGTCACGTTCCTGGCCACGGTGCCCACCATCCTGCAGCGCGCCCTGACGGCCTACCGCGCCGAACCGGACGCCTACGACCTGTCCTCGATCCGCCGGCTCTGGCATCTGGCCGCCCCGTGCCCGCCCACGGTCAAAGAAGCCTGGATCGACCTCGTCGGCCCGGACGCGGTATGGGAACTCTACGGCGGCACCGAATTACAGGCACTGACGTTCATCTCCGGCGGCGAGTGGCTGACCCACCGCGGTTCGGTAGGCCGGGTGGTGACCGGCGAGATGAAGGTGCTCGACGACGACGGCAACGAATGCGCGCCCGGCGAGGTCGGTGAGATCTACCTGCGCCCCACCCCGGGCAGCGCCCCCACCTACCGCTACATCGGGGCCACGGCCAAGACCCGCGACGGCTGGGACTCGCTGGGCGACCTCGGCTACTTCGACGACGAGGGCTACCTGTACCTGTCCGACCGCCGCGTCGACATGTTCACCGTCGGCGGCAAGAACACCTACCCCGCCGAGATCGAGAACGCCCTCAACGACCACCCGCAGGTGGCGAGCGCCCTGGTGGTCGGCATTCCACACGAGGACCTCGGGCAGGTGCCGCACGCCCTGGTGCAACTCGCCGAGGCCGCCACCCTGGACG
This DNA window, taken from Mycolicibacterium sp. MU0050, encodes the following:
- a CDS encoding AMP-binding protein, producing MTEPLVPPIPTQLTALATAAPDAPALTCQGRTVSRAELDADTNRLARTYAERGVGHGDYVTIMVPNSIEWLQSAIACWKLGAVPQPLAPALPDAELAEILELRPRALLVGRSDPRGQVTSVPNGFTPGPDISDDALPEAVSPVWKAMGSGGSTGRPKLIEAGGDSRVPAAIGHPLGASTDDVQLINVPMSHNTGFTVAVAGLLLGQHLILMPRFDPREFLRLITQHRVTFLATVPTILQRALTAYRAEPDAYDLSSIRRLWHLAAPCPPTVKEAWIDLVGPDAVWELYGGTELQALTFISGGEWLTHRGSVGRVVTGEMKVLDDDGNECAPGEVGEIYLRPTPGSAPTYRYIGATAKTRDGWDSLGDLGYFDDEGYLYLSDRRVDMFTVGGKNTYPAEIENALNDHPQVASALVVGIPHEDLGQVPHALVQLAEAATLDADGVREYLRGRLEPHKVPRTVEFVDRPLRDDAGKARRSAIRAEVISRSQAPARR